TTTGCTTGGGAAGTTGTCCAAGTTAGACTCCAATCTTGTTGTAAAGTCTGAGGTGTCTACAAAGACAGCCGAATTAATGGATGATTTGTGGGTTTATTTGCAAGAAATATTTCAGAAGTATATGCCGTCAAGCGACAAACTCAAGCCAACTATCGATGGTGTAGATGTGGGTGAGTTTTTATCGCTTGTAGAGAAGTTTAGCAGTATCAGCGAGAAGATCGACGTGAATGAACTTCTTGCTGAGAATAAAGTAATTTGGGAGTCGTATTTGCTTGGTTTAGcattcaagaagttgacaTTGATCGACACCGACTTGCACATAGAAGACACTGATGGTTCTGTATTGAGTGTGCTAGGCTCTATTTTGAGTTTCATTAGGTTTATCAATGCCATAAATGTTCAGTCGTTAAAGAACTTGTACCAGCCCAAGCTCAGCAACAAACTTATCAATTTGATTTCTGAGAATATCAATATACTCGTCGACTCAAGTACGAACGAGTACATTacattggtggaaatcatTAAGGTTGTCGAAGGAACCCACTGGAGGCTTTCATTAAACTTAACGTTGGAGAACTATGATAgcaagatgaagacgattTACAACAACTGGATTATGGATAATTATATTGACAAGATCAGACAGGTATTCAAGAGTGCTGATTTCACGAAAGTATCCGAAATCAAGTGGGAAATCGATGGTAGCCGGTTTGACAACATGAGAGATCAAATCACCACCATGGATAAACGGCTTGATGTAACCATGTCAAACGAGAGCAAAGTCGAGTCTAAAGCAGATGAACAAGAAGGTGGGTGGAATAGCTGGAACGATGAATGGGATGATAACGAAGAGGACCCAATCCAGCCTACACAAGAACCGCAAGAACATAAGGGAGAGGGCTGGGACGACTGGAACGAGTGGGATGAGGATAAGGATTCACAGAGTATCCAAGCACCATCTACTCAAAAGGTATCTTTAAGTGcccttcaagaacaaccaAACCCGGTGTTAAACACCATAAGAACTACGATCAAAGTGTCGCTGACTGCTAACAAATTGGTGGAGGTCTTGAACGATTTCCTCATTGAATCCCAAGCAAACCTTGatccattgatttcaacaatacTTTCGGTTTCTACTATCACGTATCCCAGCTCATCCACCTCATTTTTGTTGTACAATGACTTACAGTATTTGGCAAAGAATATGGACAATGAACGTATTAATGGCTTTGCTGAGAGCTTAATAAACCGGAGAATGAATGAAGTTGCGAAAACGCTTGTGCAaatcttggtcaagatcAAGCAGGAAGAAAACAACCATATCATATTGACACAGCTCGCCAGCTGGTTTGATAGCATTTTCCAAACCGAGCtcttgaactccaattttttcaaattcaaagacATAGTCTACTACGCAATTGACTTTGTTTGCAATTGGGTACTGAACCTCATCATATCAATAGACGAAGTCACGGAATACAAATCCCAAAATTTGACGAAACTAATCGATGAGCTCAATGGATTCTTCAATCAGAAGCTATTGCTTCTTAACGAAACCAAGAGCTTGGAGTCAATGGAAAGGCTCAGCAACGTGCGTTTCCTTATCAACAATCATTTGGTGGACATCATTGAACGGTTCTACCATGGTGATTTTTACAACATTTCTACGGGTGAACTCATCTCAGTAATTGAAAGTTGTTTCATTAAAAGTGAATTAAGGGACAACTATATAAATGAAATCGTAGAATTCCGAAATATCAGTTAATATACAATCGAGCCTTTCTTTATCGATTTACCGGTCTTCGCAATGGTCTGGTAAACGGTATCAAAGTCAACCGAATCTTTAGTTTCCACATCTACCGTTTGGGCTTCCAAAGACACATCAAATTTATCCACGCCGTCTAACCGTTTCAAAACTCTTTCGACGGCCCCTGAGCATCCGGAGCAAGACATGGCGACCTCGAAATGGAACTTGTGTCCTGACATTGTGTATTtggatgttgatgaatagTTGAGTTACAGTTCCCTGTCACGATTCTTAGTAATGTTCCCGGAGATCGCACTCAGGGCCGACGTGTCGATACCGCTGCCACAATTGAGGGTTTTTTGCGGCCATTCGCCAGCCAATAGGCGTGAGGCATGCGCTAGAGGAACAAGAGCAAAGCATACAATGCATGTGCCGAAGTACAAAATGAAAACCAGAAACCAGTGGGGATGTTCTTTTTAACTGTTTTAGTAACTTAGAAAACCAGGGTTTCGAGTACGTAGATGC
Above is a window of Yamadazyma tenuis chromosome 1, complete sequence DNA encoding:
- the DSL1 gene encoding protein transport protein dsl1 (COG:U; EggNog:ENOG503NWW3); the encoded protein is MIRGLRQQYDERLNHINKKLLDYQKGIDSFAIINDSNFQRPNDSKSTLSELDESLTVLNQNLSHLNELWVIKNLIKEIEAYMADINEVVLSLESLYINFENLLGKLSKLDSNLVVKSEVSTKTAELMDDLWVYLQEIFQKYMPSSDKLKPTIDGVDVGEFLSLVEKFSSISEKIDVNELLAENKVIWESYLLGLAFKKLTLIDTDLHIEDTDGSVLSVLGSILSFIRFINAINVQSLKNLYQPKLSNKLINLISENINILVDSSTNEYITLVEIIKVVEGTHWRLSLNLTLENYDSKMKTIYNNWIMDNYIDKIRQVFKSADFTKVSEIKWEIDGSRFDNMRDQITTMDKRLDVTMSNESKVESKADEQEGGWNSWNDEWDDNEEDPIQPTQEPQEHKGEGWDDWNEWDEDKDSQSIQAPSTQKVSLSALQEQPNPVLNTIRTTIKVSSTANKLVEVLNDFLIESQANLDPLISTILSVSTITYPSSSTSFLLYNDLQYLAKNMDNERINGFAESLINRRMNEVAKTLVQILVKIKQEENNHIILTQLASWFDSIFQTELLNSNFFKFKDIVYYAIDFVCNWVSNLIISIDEVTEYKSQNLTKLIDELNGFFNQKLLLLNETKSLESMERLSNVRFLINNHLVDIIERFYHGDFYNISTGELISVIESCFIKSELRDNYINEIVEFRNIS